The proteins below are encoded in one region of Labilibaculum sp. DW002:
- the metF gene encoding methylenetetrahydrofolate reductase [NAD(P)H], translating to MKVIDHINQAIENKTTHFSFELLPPRKGNSIYKVFNTIDMLKEFDPKYINITSHCDEVIFSESANGTFQKKLTNKRPGTVAVAAAIKNKYKLTVVPHVICQGFTPEETENALIDLNFLGITDLLLLRGDSSPRHGFIPIEGEHKYAIDLINQVNQINKGEYLDGTQTEAFDSPFSFGVAGYPEKHEEAPNLDSDIYHLKKKVDAGADYIVTQMFFDNQKFFEFEKKIREAGITVPLIPGIKPISALSQLNLLPQVFKVDIPEALAAEVRKCKTNEQVKELGTEWGIHQSKELIKHGVPSLHFYTLMASNCVRDIAKAIY from the coding sequence ATGAAAGTAATTGATCATATCAACCAGGCCATAGAAAATAAGACCACACATTTTTCTTTTGAGCTTTTGCCTCCTCGTAAAGGAAATAGTATCTACAAAGTATTCAATACTATTGATATGCTTAAAGAGTTTGATCCTAAGTATATAAATATTACGTCACATTGCGATGAGGTGATTTTCTCAGAATCTGCTAATGGAACTTTTCAAAAGAAACTGACTAATAAACGACCAGGGACGGTTGCCGTTGCTGCTGCAATTAAAAATAAATATAAGTTAACAGTTGTACCTCATGTTATTTGCCAAGGATTTACACCTGAGGAAACCGAGAATGCTTTGATTGACTTGAATTTTCTTGGGATAACTGATTTGTTATTACTTCGTGGAGATTCTTCACCTCGTCATGGTTTTATTCCAATTGAGGGAGAGCACAAATATGCGATTGATTTGATTAATCAGGTAAATCAAATTAATAAAGGAGAGTATTTGGATGGAACTCAAACTGAAGCTTTTGATTCTCCTTTTTCTTTTGGCGTAGCTGGATATCCTGAAAAGCATGAAGAAGCTCCAAATTTGGATTCTGACATCTATCACCTTAAGAAGAAAGTTGATGCCGGGGCTGACTATATAGTCACACAAATGTTTTTCGATAATCAAAAGTTTTTCGAGTTTGAGAAGAAAATTCGTGAAGCTGGGATAACAGTGCCTTTAATTCCGGGAATAAAACCAATCTCTGCACTTAGTCAGTTGAATTTATTACCTCAGGTTTTTAAAGTTGATATTCCCGAAGCATTAGCTGCTGAGGTTCGCAAATGTAAAACGAACGAACAAGTGAAAGAGCTTGGAACAGAATGGGGAATTCATCAATCAAAAGAATTGATAAAACATGGAGTTCCTTCATTACATTTTTATACCTTAATGGCATCGAATTGT